The Myotis daubentonii chromosome 1, mMyoDau2.1, whole genome shotgun sequence genome includes the window tgtaatTAGCACACAATCTccacaaaacaattttttaatctgTGGCATTAAGCAAACATTCAAATCTAATGTCAAAAGCCACAAATGAGAAGACTGGGAAATAAGAGGATTAACTTGACAAAGAGAGATAGACAAAAAAAACAAGCTAGCATTTTTTGAATACCCATATTCAATATTTTGTCTTATCTTTCCTTTAATATAAAGTAATTGAATTAAAATTTCATGGTTGCTCCATGACAGCTGCTCCAAAACTCACCCAGTATTTTTGTTATTAACCCCGAACAGTAGCTTGAAAACAAAATCTCCGCTTGAATCTCTTGTATCTCATCTTTTAAATTAAGATATATGTAGTTCCACATAGCAGCCAGCTGCCAGAGAGAATATAAAATTAGGTGTCTACTGTAAGAGGGCAATTCCTTGAAGAGAACTAAAAGCCTGGGAATATTACCAGAGGGGCAGTAAATATGCATAAATATTCACAACGGTTAGAGAACACTGTAGGTAAATTAAGGTCCACCACTGATCCAAATCATTTTAGAGTTGGAAGAGAACTTAGGAATGATGAGAAAAATGGGACTAAACAGGTTAAGTGACTTTCTTAAAGTTATACAAAGAGAGGAAAATCCTGGTCTCCTGACTTCCAATACACTGCCTTCCCTCTACAATATGGATATTACCTGTCAAGCAACTCTTCCATTTTGAGTCAAAATGTCATTTCAAGGGGCAAGAAATTACTTACATGACCCCAGGGGTATTGTTCAGTGAATGCCGACAATTATGTGAGTCTTTCTCAACCTTCCCTTCCCCAACACCCTCCTATCACTAACAGTACAGCACTACTCCAGCTACAGcagtttttaagattttcttccAAGTGTGCCCCTGGGTTGCTCTTCCCTCTCACCTTCCtcgtgtttttatttttaaaccactctttttccccccacacaTGCAAAATAAGAGCTCTTTCAAATCATTTTAATAACGTGGCCATCAAAACACGAAAAGTAGACTCAAACTTGTTTTCTtaaagggcggggggggagggggtgctacCATGATTGCTTCCCACAAGCATGATCTAAGGTAATGACGACACCGATTCCAAAGAGCAAGGGTGGTAAGAAGACCTCAAGGCTCACAGACTGAAAAGCTCGGTTTCGGAAAAGTCTCAGAGGGGTCGCCGGTGGCAGGAGAGACATGAAATTGAAGGGACCTTCACAGGACAGGGCGCGGCTGCTGGGTCATCAGCACCTTGAAACGTTTCTTGATGGTGACTCGGTGTCGAGAGTACTTGTCGTCTGGGGAGAACCGAG containing:
- the NOP10 gene encoding H/ACA ribonucleoprotein complex subunit 3; its protein translation is MFLQYYLNEQGDRVYTLKKFDPIGQQTCSAHPARFSPDDKYSRHRVTIKKRFKVLMTQQPRPVL